The sequence AAAACATTTTTCAGTAAATAATTTTTCAATCTTCCTTTTTTATTTTTTTAAATAGTGACCTTTTCTGGATTTCACTCGAACTTCGAGAGAAACCTTATGAGCTTGTAAATGGAATCGGTTGAGGGATGGGTTTCAACGAAGTTATCGAAATCATGGATTTTGTAACTGTCCCTTAAAAATTTGGACATGTAAGCCATTGTTGTACGTCCAGAGGGTGATACTGCAAACAAACCATTTATATCTCCAGTTTCAGCATCAAAAACAACCTTGCTCAAACCAGTTTCCCCATCAAGAACCCTCCAAAATGTGTCGGGACCTGAAGACCCGGGTATGTGCCCTTCAGAAACTCTGCCCTCAGAACCTGTGGAAGATTCAGATTTCAGGAAACTGACATCGTATTGGAGTGATATGGAACTTGGTACGTATCTATAATCTGCCTCAGCATGAATTCCACAGGCGTTCCTTGCAGCAACAACTCCCTCCATACGGGCTACTGGAGTTAACCCTATTCCACCAACCACATCCCCTGCAGCATAAACACCCTCTTTACTTGTTTCCATCTTGCTGTTAACCAGTATCTCTCCATTTCTCCCAGTATCAACCAAGTGCTTCACTGCATCAGAGTGGGGCACCATACCCACTGCAAGGAGAACGGTTCCCTCAAAAAAACCATCATCAGTTTCGAGTCCATCTGGACGAATAGCATTAACTGGAGTGTTTTCAAGCACTTCAACATCCCCAAGTAACTTTTCAACCACGTAACTTTTGATATCTAGGTCGAGCATCTTCAAAAAACTGTGCCTGCAGAAGATCCTTACTTTGGAGCCCATTGCTGAGAATATACCTGCAAATTCTGCAGCTATAACTCCACTGCCCACGATGTTGAGGTTTTCAGGAACCTCTGGAATGTTGAGAACATCTCTGTAGGTCAGTGCATGTTCAGCGCCTTCCACTGGGGGAATGAACGCACCTGCACCTGTTCCTATGATGAGTTTATCGTAATTGTGGCGTTCACTGCCCACTGAAACGTAACCCTCCTCAACCAAGGCATCACCCATGACAACGTTAACACCTGCTTCACGAGTTTCAACCTCAAGAATATGCCTTATTTTGCCTATTGTTTCTTTAACTCCACCTGTAACCTTATCAAAATTGATTTCAGGGTTCAGATTGATGATCCCATGTTCGTTGAATTTTTTGGTGTTCCTTAGGTACTTCGCAACGTCGTTGAGTCCGCAAACAACAACACATCCTTCATTA is a genomic window of Methanobacterium congolense containing:
- a CDS encoding FAD-dependent oxidoreductase — protein: MKIVVIGGGPAGRTAAMEASELGADVTLIEKNKIGGKCLNEGCVVVCGLNDVAKYLRNTKKFNEHGIINLNPEINFDKVTGGVKETIGKIRHILEVETREAGVNVVMGDALVEEGYVSVGSERHNYDKLIIGTGAGAFIPPVEGAEHALTYRDVLNIPEVPENLNIVGSGVIAAEFAGIFSAMGSKVRIFCRHSFLKMLDLDIKSYVVEKLLGDVEVLENTPVNAIRPDGLETDDGFFEGTVLLAVGMVPHSDAVKHLVDTGRNGEILVNSKMETSKEGVYAAGDVVGGIGLTPVARMEGVVAARNACGIHAEADYRYVPSSISLQYDVSFLKSESSTGSEGRVSEGHIPGSSGPDTFWRVLDGETGLSKVVFDAETGDINGLFAVSPSGRTTMAYMSKFLRDSYKIHDFDNFVETHPSTDSIYKLIRFLSKFE